The following proteins are co-located in the Elusimicrobiota bacterium genome:
- a CDS encoding SDR family oxidoreductase, with protein MKILITGGSGFVGSHLCDRFINDGHHVVCIDNLLTGSLKNIAHLRKTKKFKFVKHDVTKFIKINGSIDAILHFASPASPIDYEKLPIQTLKVGSLGTHNVLGLAREKKAKFLLASTSEVYGDPLVHPQREDYWGNVNPIGPRGVYDEAKRFAEAITMAYHRVHKIDTKIIRIFNTFGERMRLNDGRVVPNFISEALRGKPLTIYGTGEQTRSFCYVSDMVEGICRLLNSSQNEPVNIGNPDEYSILEFAKIILKLTGSKSKIVFRKLPIDDPKVRQPNISKAKKILKWYPKVFLEEGLERTIKWFQKKV; from the coding sequence ATGAAAATTTTAATTACTGGCGGATCTGGTTTTGTAGGAAGTCACTTATGCGACAGATTTATAAATGATGGACATCATGTTGTCTGCATAGACAACCTTTTAACTGGTTCTCTGAAAAATATAGCACATCTTAGGAAGACAAAAAAATTTAAATTTGTGAAACACGATGTAACTAAATTTATAAAAATTAATGGTTCAATAGATGCTATCCTTCACTTTGCATCTCCGGCAAGCCCAATCGATTACGAAAAGCTTCCAATACAGACACTAAAAGTCGGTTCTCTAGGTACTCATAATGTATTAGGACTTGCAAGAGAAAAAAAAGCAAAATTTTTACTTGCTTCAACTTCTGAAGTTTATGGTGATCCGCTTGTTCATCCTCAGAGAGAAGATTATTGGGGAAATGTTAATCCAATAGGTCCGCGTGGTGTTTATGATGAGGCAAAGAGGTTTGCTGAAGCAATTACAATGGCATACCACAGAGTTCATAAGATTGATACAAAAATTATTAGAATTTTTAATACCTTTGGCGAAAGAATGCGACTAAATGATGGAAGAGTTGTACCTAATTTCATATCAGAAGCGTTGAGGGGAAAACCTTTAACGATTTACGGGACTGGCGAACAAACGAGAAGCTTTTGCTATGTATCCGATATGGTTGAGGGTATATGCAGGTTATTAAATTCATCGCAAAATGAACCGGTAAATATTGGTAACCCTGATGAATATTCAATTTTAGAATTTGCAAAAATTATATTAAAACTAACAGGTTCAAAAAGCAAAATAGTTTTTAGAAAACTTCCGATTGATGATCCTAAGGTTAGACAACCTAATATTTCAAAAGCAAAAAAAATATTAAAATGGTATCCAAAAGTATTTTTGGAAGAAGGGCTTGAAAGGACAATAAAATGGTTTCAAAAAAAAGTTTAG
- a CDS encoding SDR family oxidoreductase: MVSKKSLVLVTGGAGFIGSHIVDELLVRDYKVRIIDNFCTGRLENIKHIFNKIELIKGDIRDEKIVRKAMKGIDFVFHEAALRSVPRSIDDPVSTNDVNIAGTLNLLVAAKNEKVKRFIYASSSSAYGDTKELPKRETQKPQPVSPYAVSKLTGEYYCQVFSKIFGLETVSLRYFNVFGPRQDPESKYAVVVPLFIYCGLKNKPFEIHSDGKQSRDFTYIDNVVNANILSMTAKNISGSGGVFNIACNSKHSILEIANTISKITRIKPKFIFKPKRVGDVRHTLADISLAKKYLGYKPSVNFEEGMEKTIDYFREFYGY; encoded by the coding sequence ATGGTTTCAAAAAAAAGTTTAGTTTTAGTTACCGGAGGGGCTGGTTTTATCGGTTCGCATATTGTTGACGAGCTTTTAGTGAGAGATTATAAGGTTCGTATAATTGACAATTTTTGTACAGGTCGTTTAGAAAATATAAAACATATATTTAATAAAATTGAACTTATTAAAGGAGATATCAGGGACGAAAAGATAGTTAGAAAAGCAATGAAAGGCATTGATTTCGTTTTTCACGAAGCTGCTTTGCGTTCAGTCCCGCGTTCTATTGATGATCCTGTTTCAACTAATGATGTAAATATTGCAGGAACACTTAATCTGTTGGTTGCAGCGAAAAATGAAAAGGTTAAGAGATTTATTTATGCATCTTCGTCGTCGGCCTATGGGGATACAAAAGAACTTCCGAAAAGAGAAACTCAGAAACCTCAGCCGGTCTCCCCATATGCCGTCTCAAAATTAACCGGTGAGTATTATTGTCAGGTTTTTTCAAAAATATTCGGGCTTGAAACTGTTTCATTACGTTATTTCAATGTATTTGGTCCCCGCCAGGACCCGGAATCAAAATATGCGGTTGTAGTCCCGTTATTTATTTATTGCGGACTTAAAAATAAGCCGTTTGAAATTCATAGTGATGGGAAACAATCGCGGGATTTTACATATATTGATAATGTTGTTAACGCAAATATATTATCAATGACTGCTAAGAACATATCAGGATCCGGGGGAGTTTTTAATATTGCCTGTAATAGTAAACATTCAATCTTAGAAATTGCCAATACCATATCAAAAATTACAAGAATAAAACCAAAGTTTATTTTTAAACCAAAACGGGTAGGTGATGTGAGGCATACACTTGCTGATATATCATTGGCAAAAAAGTATTTGGGTTATAAACCGTCCGTAAATTTTGAAGAAGGTATGGAAAAAACAATAGATTATTTTCGGGAGTTTTATGGATATTAA
- a CDS encoding nucleotide sugar dehydrogenase, with translation MDIKEKIKKRKAIVSVIGLGYVGLPLAIEFAKEGFRTIGLDVDKRKVALLKNKKSYIKHIPSETIKSIKDFESSTDFSKLKVCDCIIICVPTPLTVMKEPDMSFIVNTTEVISKYLKKGQLIVLESTTYPGTTDEVVKPILEKDGLKAGKDFHLAFSPEREDPGNKKYTTKTIPKVVGGINVISTEIASLLYGSVINKVIPVSSTKVAESTKMLENTFRAVNIALINELKILFDKMGFDVWEVIKASETKPFGFMPFYPGPGWGGHCIPIDPFYLSWKAKQYNFQAKFIELAGEVNTKMPEYVIEKLQDALNEKGIALKNSKILILGMAYKKDSDDIRESPSLELTEILEKKGVIVSYNDPYINKIPKMRHHKIEKASVKLTAENIKKYDAVLIATDHSCYDHDFILKNSKLIIDTRNAIKQKNKKVIKA, from the coding sequence ATGGATATTAAAGAGAAAATAAAAAAAAGAAAAGCTATTGTATCTGTTATAGGATTAGGATATGTCGGGCTTCCGCTTGCAATTGAGTTTGCTAAGGAAGGTTTTCGTACAATCGGGCTCGATGTCGATAAAAGAAAGGTGGCGTTATTGAAAAATAAAAAGAGTTACATAAAACATATCCCGTCAGAAACAATAAAAAGTATAAAAGATTTTGAATCATCTACAGATTTTTCAAAATTGAAAGTTTGTGATTGCATTATTATATGTGTACCTACCCCGTTAACAGTTATGAAGGAACCGGACATGAGTTTTATCGTTAACACGACAGAAGTAATTTCAAAATATTTAAAGAAAGGACAGCTGATTGTTCTTGAAAGCACAACATATCCGGGTACCACAGATGAAGTTGTAAAGCCGATATTAGAAAAAGATGGACTTAAAGCTGGCAAAGATTTTCATCTTGCATTTTCTCCTGAAAGAGAGGATCCCGGTAACAAAAAATATACAACAAAAACAATTCCAAAAGTTGTTGGTGGCATAAATGTAATATCAACCGAAATTGCGTCACTTTTGTATGGCAGTGTGATAAATAAAGTCATACCTGTCTCCTCTACAAAAGTGGCTGAATCAACGAAAATGTTGGAAAATACCTTTAGGGCTGTTAACATTGCTCTGATAAATGAACTTAAAATTTTATTTGATAAAATGGGTTTTGATGTTTGGGAAGTAATAAAAGCATCAGAGACTAAACCGTTTGGTTTTATGCCTTTTTATCCGGGACCTGGTTGGGGTGGGCATTGTATTCCAATTGACCCTTTTTATCTTTCCTGGAAGGCAAAACAATATAATTTTCAGGCAAAGTTTATTGAACTTGCCGGAGAAGTCAATACTAAAATGCCGGAATATGTCATTGAAAAATTGCAAGATGCCTTAAACGAAAAAGGTATTGCTTTGAAAAATTCAAAAATACTGATATTAGGTATGGCGTATAAAAAAGACTCAGATGATATACGAGAATCGCCTTCACTAGAACTTACTGAAATTTTAGAGAAAAAAGGTGTAATAGTTTCTTATAACGACCCGTACATTAACAAAATACCAAAAATGCGTCACCACAAAATTGAAAAAGCATCTGTTAAGCTAACAGCTGAAAATATTAAAAAATATGACGCTGTTTTGATTGCAACCGATCATTCCTGTTATGACCACGATTTTATATTGAAAAATTCCAAATTGATTATTGATACGAGAAATGCGATAAAACAAAAAAATAAAAAAGTTATTAAAGCATAA
- a CDS encoding ComF family protein — MNISKISETVINFFFPNICVVCGEDANKVNPFVCQTCLDKIEYIKFPYCLTCFQPLPDGGAHCWQCRKTKYHFDKIITVGKYCSILRELILKFKEKDFLKVVLGNLLLDTIKKNIDVNLIDYFISVPLSTKREFERGYNQSQLLVEFISNKLNKEVIKKNLIRIKDTKPQFELSRAERLVNLKDVFIVKEPALLKEKNIVLVDDIVTTCSTFEECSKVLKRTGVRKVYGLALARD; from the coding sequence ATGAACATATCAAAAATAAGTGAAACAGTTATTAATTTTTTCTTTCCAAATATTTGTGTTGTTTGTGGAGAAGATGCAAATAAAGTGAATCCATTCGTTTGTCAAACCTGCCTTGATAAAATTGAATATATAAAATTCCCATATTGTTTAACCTGTTTTCAACCTCTTCCCGATGGTGGTGCTCACTGTTGGCAGTGCCGTAAAACAAAATATCATTTTGATAAAATAATTACTGTTGGTAAATATTGCAGTATATTAAGAGAACTAATATTAAAATTTAAAGAAAAAGATTTTTTAAAAGTAGTATTAGGGAATCTGCTGTTAGATACAATAAAAAAGAACATAGATGTAAATCTGATTGATTATTTTATTTCTGTTCCGTTGAGCACAAAAAGAGAGTTTGAGCGTGGTTACAATCAATCACAGCTTCTGGTAGAGTTTATTTCGAATAAATTAAACAAAGAAGTTATTAAGAAAAATTTAATAAGAATAAAAGATACAAAACCTCAGTTTGAACTTTCCCGTGCAGAACGGCTCGTCAACTTAAAAGATGTATTTATCGTGAAAGAACCGGCATTGTTAAAAGAAAAGAATATAGTACTTGTTGATGATATTGTAACCACGTGTTCCACTTTTGAAGAATGTTCAAAGGTTTTAAAACGTACAGGGGTAAGAAAAGTTTACGGTTTAGCCCTAGCCCGTGACTGA
- a CDS encoding winged helix-turn-helix transcriptional regulator, translating to MGAAISEKEFAVISELSNNHSPNQRIIAWKLGISLGLTNLIINRLARTGYIKIKQLNHRNIQYFLTPKGFSEKAKKSYNYTLKTISVLKLIREKIQSLVMERYKSGAKNFLIVGDNELADLTEIAIKKLSIPDVKYSRAVKIEKIANNTVIFYTVKNKTTENSVDLISHLANSGLNV from the coding sequence ATGGGTGCCGCTATATCGGAAAAAGAGTTCGCTGTAATTTCAGAACTTTCAAATAATCATTCACCGAACCAAAGGATAATTGCCTGGAAACTGGGCATATCGCTTGGACTTACCAATCTTATAATTAACCGGTTAGCAAGAACAGGTTATATCAAAATAAAACAGCTTAATCATCGCAACATACAATATTTTTTAACACCAAAGGGATTTTCAGAAAAAGCAAAGAAATCATATAACTATACGCTTAAAACCATCAGTGTTTTGAAACTTATCCGTGAAAAAATCCAAAGCTTAGTTATGGAAAGATATAAGTCCGGGGCTAAAAACTTTTTAATAGTAGGTGATAACGAATTAGCAGATTTAACAGAAATAGCCATAAAAAAACTTTCTATACCGGATGTTAAATATTCCCGTGCAGTTAAAATTGAGAAGATTGCTAATAATACAGTTATATTTTACACAGTAAAAAATAAAACTACAGAAAACTCTGTAGATTTGATTTCACATCTTGCTAATTCGGGATTAAATGTTTAA
- a CDS encoding KpsF/GutQ family sugar-phosphate isomerase, with protein sequence MNILRNVREVIKSEIDTLKSVKIGVNDSYKKAIRMIFTCKGKIIVTGVGKSGNIAQKIAATLVSTGTPAIYLHPTEGMHGSLGVIHKNDIILAIGKSGESEELLGILPSIKKIGAKIISITANLESTLAENSDLILFTKINQEACPLNLIPTNSTTAALVIGDAIAITLMKMRKFKSEDFGLLHPGGIIGKRLLLTIGDIMRSGTDNPLIKIDDSISKMFLEITKKRCGAVSVIGKSQKLLGFITDYDIRKVLEKREDIFSKKIKDIMNPRPVFAYSDMKATDVLAVMQNREKAIVVLPVLNRNKKVVGIIHMQDILARGL encoded by the coding sequence ATGAATATATTAAGAAATGTCAGAGAAGTCATAAAAAGTGAAATAGATACTTTAAAAAGTGTAAAAATCGGGGTTAACGATTCATATAAAAAAGCAATAAGAATGATTTTTACTTGTAAGGGAAAAATTATCGTGACCGGTGTTGGAAAATCTGGAAATATAGCTCAAAAAATTGCTGCTACACTGGTTTCAACAGGTACCCCGGCTATATATTTACATCCTACTGAAGGGATGCATGGGAGTTTGGGGGTTATTCATAAAAATGATATAATTTTAGCGATTGGGAAATCGGGGGAGAGCGAAGAACTTTTAGGCATACTTCCGTCCATTAAAAAAATAGGAGCAAAAATAATTTCTATAACAGCTAATCTTGAATCTACACTTGCAGAAAATTCTGATTTAATTTTATTTACGAAAATAAATCAGGAGGCCTGCCCTTTAAATCTGATACCGACAAATTCCACTACTGCCGCTTTGGTTATTGGTGATGCAATTGCGATAACATTAATGAAAATGAGAAAATTTAAATCAGAGGATTTCGGGTTACTTCATCCCGGTGGTATAATAGGTAAACGGCTTCTTTTAACAATTGGCGATATTATGAGGTCCGGTACAGATAACCCGTTGATTAAAATTGATGATTCAATAAGTAAAATGTTTTTAGAAATTACAAAAAAGAGATGCGGTGCGGTTTCTGTGATAGGTAAAAGCCAGAAATTATTAGGTTTTATAACTGATTACGATATAAGAAAAGTTTTAGAGAAAAGAGAAGATATATTTTCAAAAAAAATAAAAGATATTATGAATCCAAGACCGGTGTTTGCATATTCAGATATGAAAGCAACAGATGTATTAGCAGTTATGCAGAACAGGGAAAAAGCAATTGTTGTTTTACCTGTCCTAAATAGGAATAAAAAAGTTGTTGGTATAATCCACATGCAGGATATTTTAGCGAGAGGTCTATAA
- a CDS encoding GxxExxY protein, with amino-acid sequence MSKLLYEHESYIIRGIAFDIYKKFRNRHKEKIYQNACYNGIINKKLIVEKEKRVSVYFDGKKVGTYVPDLVVEDKIMIELKVKPVITQEDIKQFWYYLKCSNYKLGFLINFGASNGIQILRRVY; translated from the coding sequence ATGAGTAAGCTTTTATATGAACATGAGTCTTATATTATTCGTGGTATAGCATTTGATATTTATAAGAAATTTAGAAATAGGCATAAGGAAAAAATATATCAAAATGCTTGTTATAATGGCATTATAAATAAAAAGTTGATTGTAGAAAAGGAAAAGAGAGTTTCTGTATATTTTGATGGTAAGAAAGTTGGGACATATGTTCCGGATTTAGTTGTTGAAGACAAAATTATGATAGAATTAAAAGTAAAGCCAGTGATAACACAAGAAGATATTAAACAATTTTGGTACTATCTTAAATGTTCAAATTATAAACTTGGATTTTTAATAAACTTTGGTGCTTCCAATGGAATACAAATACTTCGTAGGGTTTATTGA
- a CDS encoding DegT/DnrJ/EryC1/StrS family aminotransferase, with protein MKIQMVDLKVNYLSIKDEIDSAIKNILDKTNFILGEEVKRFEGEFAKYCGVKYAAGVANGTDALKIAVLACGINKGDEIITTPFTFIATSEAIVQAGGIPVFADIDLETYTINPKEIEKKITKKTKAILPVHLYGHPCNMEEILKIAKKYNLKVIEDCAQSFSAKSTLPTSHLPAKGLVEGFPLAGSQGDAGCFSFFPAKNLGCFGDGGMVITNNEKIYTNILMLRNHGQREKYLTEINGFNSRLDTIQAAILSVKLKYIEKWTEMRNEIAQKYNNALKEVAIVPMVSKNCRHSFNYYNIRFKDKATRDKVKKHLSENEVACQIYYPQSLHLQEVYKNLGYKKGDFPISEKAQDETLSLPMYPELDDEKINYIVTKIKEKV; from the coding sequence ATGAAGATACAAATGGTTGATTTAAAAGTAAATTATTTAAGCATCAAAGACGAAATTGATAGTGCGATAAAAAATATTCTGGATAAAACAAACTTTATTTTAGGTGAAGAAGTGAAAAGATTTGAAGGTGAATTCGCAAAATATTGCGGTGTAAAGTATGCAGCAGGTGTAGCCAATGGGACGGACGCGTTAAAAATTGCGGTACTTGCCTGTGGTATAAATAAAGGTGATGAAATAATTACAACACCATTTACATTTATAGCAACCAGTGAGGCAATTGTTCAGGCAGGCGGAATACCTGTTTTTGCTGATATTGATTTAGAAACTTATACTATTAATCCGAAAGAAATAGAAAAGAAAATAACAAAAAAGACAAAAGCAATTTTACCTGTTCATTTGTACGGGCATCCGTGCAATATGGAAGAAATTTTAAAAATTGCAAAAAAATATAATTTGAAAGTTATAGAAGATTGCGCTCAATCATTTTCAGCAAAATCTACACTTCCCACTTCCCACTTGCCCGCCAAGGGTTTAGTGGAGGGCTTCCCACTTGCTGGTTCTCAAGGTGATGCCGGTTGTTTCAGTTTTTTTCCAGCTAAGAATTTAGGATGTTTTGGGGATGGTGGTATGGTTATTACAAATAACGAAAAAATCTACACAAATATATTAATGCTAAGAAATCATGGCCAGCGTGAAAAATATTTAACTGAAATTAATGGGTTTAATTCACGTCTCGATACAATCCAGGCGGCAATTCTCTCGGTTAAGCTAAAATATATTGAAAAATGGACAGAAATGAGGAATGAAATCGCTCAAAAATATAATAATGCACTTAAAGAAGTAGCAATTGTGCCAATGGTATCTAAAAATTGCAGGCATTCGTTTAATTATTATAATATACGTTTTAAAGATAAAGCAACAAGAGATAAAGTAAAAAAGCATTTGTCAGAAAACGAAGTAGCTTGCCAGATTTATTATCCCCAATCACTTCACTTGCAGGAAGTATATAAAAACCTAGGATATAAAAAAGGCGATTTCCCTATATCAGAAAAAGCACAGGATGAAACTCTTTCGCTCCCAATGTATCCTGAATTAGATGATGAAAAGATTAATTACATAGTTACTAAAATAAAAGAAAAAGTTTAA
- a CDS encoding acyltransferase has protein sequence MINKINKKSIIYPKVKLGKDCIVEEFAIIGVPPKGFKTGELETVIGDNAVIRSHTVIYAGNKIGNNFQTGNKANIRELNKIGDNVSIGTLSVIEHHIQIGSGVRIHTQVFIPEFTVLEDECWIGPNVVFTNAKYPKSPNVKKELKGAYIKKHAIVGANSTLLPGIIVGAHTLIGAGSVVTKNVPDGVVVAGNPAKHINKIENLPY, from the coding sequence ATGATAAATAAAATAAATAAAAAATCCATTATTTATCCCAAAGTAAAATTAGGAAAGGACTGCATTGTAGAAGAATTCGCAATAATTGGAGTACCGCCAAAGGGTTTTAAAACAGGTGAATTAGAAACAGTTATTGGTGATAATGCAGTAATCCGGTCACACACTGTTATTTATGCCGGTAATAAAATTGGAAACAATTTCCAGACAGGGAATAAAGCTAACATAAGAGAACTAAATAAAATAGGCGATAACGTGAGTATAGGTACTTTATCTGTAATTGAACATCATATCCAAATTGGAAGTGGAGTAAGAATTCACACTCAAGTATTTATACCTGAATTTACAGTGCTTGAAGACGAATGTTGGATAGGACCGAACGTAGTTTTCACTAATGCCAAATATCCAAAATCTCCAAATGTTAAAAAAGAATTGAAAGGAGCATATATTAAAAAACATGCGATAGTTGGTGCAAATAGCACCTTACTTCCCGGTATAATTGTCGGTGCACATACTCTTATTGGTGCAGGAAGTGTTGTAACTAAAAATGTACCAGACGGTGTGGTCGTGGCAGGCAATCCGGCTAAACATATTAATAAAATAGAAAATTTACCATATTAA
- a CDS encoding Wzz/FepE/Etk N-terminal domain-containing protein: MEEQEIDFRHYLRILKKRWKLIVYITVTGIMLSVLYVLITPKIYETVALIEPAKIQKVPVETADSLELLLKNPLNPYLKDIAAKMDIQEKKAYNLANRFFIKNKLDYISVEAKGNTPENAKKLADLICSLILKRQDDLMKDALKIINEEINNLNEQNIFIKNDLEQLNKKILRKEMTDVLAQSYIYQALIQSKESALTRQTQLYERLRQKEMELKYYTKSATIVAEASLPRISVSSEKTRTIYVITSLFFIFSIFIVFAIEYFEKEPL; this comes from the coding sequence ATGGAAGAGCAAGAAATTGATTTTAGGCATTATTTAAGAATATTAAAAAAGAGGTGGAAACTGATTGTATATATTACTGTTACTGGTATTATGCTTTCTGTGTTATATGTGTTAATCACCCCAAAAATTTATGAAACAGTTGCCTTAATTGAACCGGCAAAGATTCAAAAAGTACCTGTTGAAACTGCAGATTCCTTAGAATTGTTATTGAAAAATCCATTAAATCCATATCTAAAAGATATCGCGGCAAAAATGGATATACAAGAGAAAAAAGCATATAATCTCGCTAATCGGTTTTTTATAAAAAATAAATTGGATTATATATCAGTAGAAGCTAAAGGCAATACACCGGAAAATGCAAAAAAATTAGCTGATTTGATTTGTTCGTTGATTTTGAAAAGGCAGGATGATTTAATGAAGGATGCCCTGAAAATTATTAATGAAGAAATAAACAATTTAAATGAACAAAATATATTTATTAAAAATGATCTTGAACAATTGAATAAAAAAATATTAAGAAAAGAAATGACAGATGTTCTGGCACAATCATATATATATCAAGCATTGATTCAGTCAAAGGAAAGTGCTTTAACAAGGCAAACACAATTGTATGAAAGATTAAGGCAAAAAGAAATGGAATTGAAATACTATACAAAATCTGCAACTATAGTAGCAGAAGCATCTCTCCCAAGAATAAGTGTTTCATCAGAAAAAACAAGAACAATTTATGTTATAACAAGTCTATTCTTTATATTTTCTATTTTTATTGTATTCGCAATTGAATATTTTGAAAAAGAGCCGCTATAA
- a CDS encoding C1 family peptidase: MNNNKRKYGWIPDIPDNRDFLYSRVMKVPKTLPVKVDLRKKCSSIEDQGQLGSCTANALVGNLEFLDVRDGNGYIDQSRLFIYYNERLLRDTVNEDSGAMLRDGIKSLVKWGSCSETTWPYKINNFTKKPSLKTYQSAKKHCITSYHRMNTIDEMKVCLADGFPFVFGFAVYESFQTQEVVRTGIANLPDGKEHMLGGHAVVSVGYDEKLKRFIVRNSWGIEWGIKGYFTMPYQYLESRDLSDDFWTIRK; encoded by the coding sequence ATGAATAATAATAAAAGGAAATATGGGTGGATACCTGATATTCCTGATAATAGAGATTTTCTTTATTCAAGGGTAATGAAAGTTCCAAAAACATTACCAGTCAAAGTTGACTTAAGAAAAAAATGTTCTTCTATTGAAGACCAGGGACAATTAGGAAGTTGTACTGCAAATGCTTTGGTAGGTAATTTGGAATTTTTAGATGTGCGAGACGGGAATGGTTATATTGACCAGAGCAGATTATTTATTTACTATAATGAAAGATTATTACGAGATACAGTTAATGAAGATTCAGGTGCTATGTTAAGAGATGGAATAAAATCGTTGGTAAAATGGGGTTCTTGTTCTGAAACTACATGGCCTTACAAAATAAATAATTTTACAAAAAAACCTTCTCTTAAAACATATCAGTCGGCTAAAAAACATTGTATAACTTCATATCACAGAATGAATACTATAGATGAGATGAAAGTATGTTTAGCAGACGGTTTTCCTTTTGTTTTTGGATTTGCCGTATATGAGAGTTTTCAGACACAAGAGGTCGTTCGCACGGGTATTGCAAATTTACCTGATGGAAAAGAACATATGTTAGGAGGGCATGCTGTTGTGTCGGTGGGATACGATGAAAAATTAAAAAGATTCATAGTCAGGAATTCGTGGGGTATTGAGTGGGGTATAAAAGGTTATTTTACAATGCCGTATCAATATTTGGAATCCCGTGATTTATCTGACGATTTCTGGACAATAAGAAAATAA
- a CDS encoding Wzz/FepE/Etk N-terminal domain-containing protein → MDRKGGVMEEKEIDFIKIFIDCLKIIKKRFRLVVGFTAVCAVIAIIYSFTFLPVTYESTAIIEPAKINNVAVETVQIAEFFFKNPLNPYLKEIASELGMKEKEAYALSFRFKIMDKLGYMQIIGKGSTPEEAKKLTDILISMILKRQEKLAKNALEISENEMTNLKEQFLSVKAELEKIDKTLYQKESASTQGQGYVFQGLIQLKENALKRQLDLEARIKSKEMDMKYFTKTASVVAEPTLPILKSGPSKLITAINYTFSGLFLALVLAFIIEFFKKYPI, encoded by the coding sequence ATGGATAGAAAAGGAGGAGTAATGGAAGAGAAGGAAATTGATTTTATAAAGATATTTATTGACTGTCTAAAGATAATTAAGAAAAGATTTAGATTGGTTGTAGGATTTACTGCGGTATGTGCAGTTATTGCTATAATATACTCCTTTACTTTTCTGCCTGTTACATACGAGTCAACTGCAATTATTGAGCCGGCAAAAATCAACAATGTGGCAGTAGAAACCGTACAAATCGCAGAATTCTTTTTCAAGAATCCGTTAAATCCATATTTAAAAGAGATTGCATCTGAGCTTGGTATGAAAGAAAAAGAAGCATATGCCCTTTCTTTTAGATTCAAGATTATGGACAAATTGGGTTATATGCAGATAATAGGTAAAGGAAGTACACCTGAAGAAGCAAAAAAATTAACAGATATTCTTATCTCAATGATATTAAAAAGACAAGAAAAGTTAGCAAAAAACGCGTTGGAAATTTCTGAAAATGAAATGACTAACTTGAAAGAACAATTTTTATCGGTTAAAGCTGAACTTGAAAAAATTGACAAAACACTTTATCAAAAAGAGAGTGCGAGTACACAAGGGCAGGGATATGTGTTCCAGGGTTTGATTCAATTGAAGGAAAATGCGTTAAAAAGGCAGTTGGACCTTGAAGCAAGAATAAAATCAAAAGAGATGGATATGAAATATTTTACAAAGACTGCTTCAGTTGTTGCTGAGCCTACTTTACCGATTTTAAAAAGTGGTCCCTCAAAATTAATTACAGCTATTAATTATACTTTTTCTGGATTATTTTTAGCCTTAGTTTTAGCGTTTATTATTGAATTTTTCAAAAAATATCCAATATAA
- a CDS encoding SIS domain-containing protein, which translates to MERFIEKYYNELSVLFDSVRVTNSRRNKLGFFKGIEVVCNVIKRQSDKGGKLFFIGNGASASISSHMSTDFWKNGGIQSLAFNDSSLLTCVSNDFGYRYVFEKPIEMFADKGDVLFAISSSGKSENIIRGVKMACSKKLNIITLSGFNKKNPLCSLGDINFYVPSPSYGYVEIIHQAICHSILDMILLERKYKRK; encoded by the coding sequence ATGGAGCGATTTATAGAAAAGTATTACAATGAACTTTCAGTATTATTTGATTCTGTTAGAGTTACAAATAGTAGAAGAAATAAATTAGGCTTTTTTAAGGGTATCGAAGTTGTCTGTAATGTCATTAAAAGACAATCTGATAAAGGCGGTAAGTTGTTTTTTATCGGTAACGGTGCAAGTGCTTCCATCTCAAGTCATATGTCTACTGATTTCTGGAAAAATGGCGGAATTCAATCGCTTGCTTTTAATGATAGTTCTCTATTAACTTGTGTTAGTAATGATTTTGGTTATAGATATGTATTTGAAAAACCGATAGAGATGTTTGCGGATAAAGGGGATGTTTTATTTGCGATTAGTAGTTCCGGTAAATCTGAGAATATAATTAGAGGAGTGAAAATGGCGTGTTCAAAAAAACTCAATATAATTACATTATCGGGATTTAATAAAAAAAATCCCCTCTGTTCTTTAGGGGATATAAATTTTTATGTGCCTTCTCCTTCATATGGTTACGTAGAAATTATACATCAGGCTATATGCCATAGTATACTTGATATGATTCTCTTGGAACGTAAATATAAAAGGAAATAA